In Thermotomaculum hydrothermale, a single genomic region encodes these proteins:
- a CDS encoding U32 family peptidase, with translation MEKHFEIIAPAGNIQSLAAAVKAKADAVYFGFKGQNARGRAENFDEKTILKAIAYLKEKGIKSYITLNTVLTDNELSLLEKRLKILSAYPPDAIIIQDFAVLELGKKILPDTVEFHASTQMGICNLDGLRFTEKIGLNQVVLARELSFKELKYLSENTKLKLEVFVFGAMCYSASGFCYASLKEQRRSGNRGICAQICRHRFNNNYPFSMKELDLIEEIPEFLNIGIKHFKIEGRMKGADYVYTIVSALNELKKDLSNKGIERAREILKEYLFLRDRGKGYFYFPENKKIFTEKKHSIQIEAGKVKYAKGKTITFERENPLLKQGIRIKIGEKASTIIKVNKNIVTLSSFIPAKKGDKAYIFPNKESIKGIKGIVNEIEKREVKLKINLKAEITKNKLNIKVFTNKKVLKEFSFDIETEQAKARPLNSETLLVKLKSPYFEIESAEINKNNFVIKHSVFKEIKSKIKEIIKEELNKIFNYSPDIYKEYPPFNYLNLKENCQILPPVYYEKIKTNDKCIIVNNVGQLIFPNEKYTGKFLPVCNKVAAYFLKKNFKVKGFLKPYELEPTKDTPHFVVRVKPEKLPKNFKIEKQGEIYLIYKIN, from the coding sequence ATGGAAAAACATTTTGAAATTATTGCACCTGCTGGAAATATTCAATCCCTTGCTGCAGCGGTAAAAGCAAAAGCAGATGCTGTTTACTTTGGATTTAAGGGGCAAAATGCAAGGGGAAGGGCTGAAAACTTTGACGAAAAAACAATATTAAAGGCAATAGCATACTTAAAAGAAAAGGGAATTAAAAGCTATATAACCTTAAACACTGTTTTAACCGATAATGAACTTTCCCTTCTTGAAAAAAGGCTTAAAATTCTATCTGCATATCCCCCTGATGCAATAATTATTCAGGATTTTGCAGTGCTTGAACTTGGCAAAAAGATTTTGCCTGACACTGTTGAATTCCATGCTTCAACTCAGATGGGAATTTGTAATTTAGACGGGTTGAGGTTTACAGAGAAAATTGGCTTAAATCAGGTTGTTTTAGCAAGGGAGTTAAGCTTTAAAGAGTTAAAATATTTATCTGAAAACACAAAACTTAAATTAGAGGTTTTTGTTTTTGGTGCAATGTGTTACTCCGCATCTGGCTTTTGCTATGCTTCTTTAAAAGAGCAGAGAAGAAGCGGAAACAGAGGAATATGCGCCCAAATTTGCAGGCACAGATTTAACAACAATTACCCCTTTTCAATGAAGGAGTTAGACTTGATTGAGGAAATACCTGAATTTTTAAACATTGGAATAAAACACTTTAAAATTGAAGGAAGAATGAAAGGGGCAGATTATGTTTACACAATAGTTTCAGCCCTCAATGAATTAAAGAAAGATTTGTCAAATAAAGGCATAGAAAGGGCAAGAGAAATTTTAAAGGAATACCTGTTTTTAAGGGATAGGGGCAAGGGATACTTTTACTTCCCGGAAAACAAAAAGATTTTCACAGAAAAAAAGCATTCAATCCAAATTGAAGCAGGAAAGGTAAAATATGCAAAAGGCAAAACAATAACATTTGAAAGGGAAAACCCCTTATTAAAACAGGGAATAAGAATAAAGATAGGGGAAAAAGCATCAACAATAATAAAAGTAAACAAAAACATTGTTACTCTATCCTCTTTTATTCCAGCAAAAAAGGGGGATAAGGCTTATATCTTTCCAAACAAAGAGAGTATTAAAGGGATTAAAGGCATTGTAAATGAGATTGAAAAAAGAGAGGTTAAACTGAAAATTAACTTAAAGGCTGAAATAACTAAAAATAAACTTAATATTAAAGTGTTTACTAACAAAAAAGTATTAAAAGAGTTTAGTTTTGATATTGAAACTGAACAGGCAAAAGCCAGGCCTTTAAATTCTGAAACACTTTTAGTTAAACTAAAATCCCCTTACTTTGAAATTGAAAGTGCTGAAATAAACAAAAATAATTTTGTAATTAAACACAGTGTTTTCAAAGAGATAAAATCAAAAATTAAAGAGATAATTAAAGAAGAATTAAACAAAATTTTTAATTATTCACCTGATATTTACAAAGAATATCCCCCTTTTAATTATTTGAACCTGAAAGAAAACTGTCAGATTTTACCCCCTGTTTACTATGAGAAAATAAAAACAAATGATAAATGCATAATTGTGAATAATGTTGGTCAACTGATTTTTCCAAATGAAAAGTATACAGGAAAATTTCTGCCAGTTTGCAACAAAGTTGCGGCCTATTTTTTGAAAAAGAATTTTAAGGTTAAAGGCTTTTTAAAACCCTATGAACTTGAACCAACAAAAGACACCCCCCATTTTGTAGTAAGGGTTAAGCCTGAAAAATTGCCCAAAAACTTTAAAATTGAAAAGCAGGGAGAAATATATCTAATTTATAAAATAAATTAA
- a CDS encoding nitric-oxide reductase large subunit: MRGFIDKMLEKKYLFTAFWFIAIVMVVALIGFTASMVKEVPPIPEKVVSESNEVLYTYDDVVQGKAYFQEFDLMDYGTMLGMGAYLGPDFPSEFMHRRVKFLYDYYSKALYGEKYDELQEPINKGSVKAAVIKDIRGTKLSDKTVVYTHASAEAYKKNVEYIVNFLVNGNKELAFPGGVIKPEEAKKIAAFFDWGQLAETCYRPGKKITYTNNWPHEPLIDQDVTWSSIVWSLFQLLALWTLTIIILYLVYEHLLNKEDNDLEEPLKLSSLYPSQRKLFKYIPLVALFFVIQVFIGGYIAHIYTEPAKNFVLSQSILPFNVMRALHINIAIVWVAIGWLVGGMFIAPLVGKEDLKFPWLVDLLWLALIIVGAGGLIGIYMGATGHMRDVWFWLGNEGREFLNLGRVWDIGLVVGLVLWFLMVFSTIRKAKENNVMVGTIIWSAFGIATLYMAGMAPVHKIFPNFTVDDYYRWWVVHLWVELTFELFAAGVLAYLAVILGLVSRKSAERIMLLELVLVMMSGTLGVAHHYWWQGLSEYWVALGSIFSALEPVPLVLLMVEAWKEYRHTKEKGDFPFTIPFLWLTGSAFLNWLGAGFLGMVANLPIVNYYSHGTYLIMPHGHVALLGAFGYISIAFLYIVARSKAAVDGTEWDDKLSKIGFWLVTIGIILFAIPTLVIGLHQTAVAKELGYYAARSRETIEQIITWSWIRVVPDSMIILGALTVFFDLFKKTYLAKKK, encoded by the coding sequence ATGAGAGGTTTTATTGATAAGATGCTTGAAAAAAAGTATCTTTTCACAGCTTTCTGGTTTATTGCAATTGTAATGGTTGTTGCATTAATCGGATTTACCGCAAGTATGGTAAAAGAGGTTCCACCTATTCCAGAGAAAGTTGTTTCTGAATCAAATGAGGTTTTATACACTTATGATGATGTTGTTCAGGGAAAGGCCTACTTTCAGGAATTTGATTTAATGGACTATGGCACCATGCTTGGTATGGGTGCATATTTAGGACCTGACTTCCCTTCAGAATTTATGCATAGAAGGGTTAAATTTCTTTATGATTATTATTCAAAAGCGCTATACGGGGAAAAATACGATGAATTGCAGGAGCCTATTAACAAAGGTTCGGTTAAGGCTGCCGTAATAAAAGACATAAGGGGAACAAAGTTAAGCGACAAAACTGTTGTTTATACCCACGCATCTGCAGAAGCATATAAAAAGAATGTTGAGTATATTGTAAATTTCCTGGTAAACGGGAACAAAGAACTGGCCTTTCCAGGTGGAGTTATAAAGCCTGAAGAGGCAAAAAAGATTGCTGCATTCTTTGACTGGGGGCAATTAGCAGAAACTTGTTACAGACCTGGCAAAAAAATCACATACACTAACAACTGGCCACATGAGCCGCTTATTGACCAGGATGTAACATGGTCATCAATTGTCTGGTCTTTATTCCAGTTGTTAGCATTGTGGACATTGACAATAATTATTCTCTACCTTGTTTATGAACACCTATTAAACAAAGAAGATAATGACCTTGAAGAACCGCTTAAACTTTCTTCACTTTATCCTTCCCAGAGAAAATTATTTAAATATATCCCGCTTGTTGCCCTATTTTTTGTAATACAGGTTTTCATAGGCGGTTATATTGCACATATTTATACTGAACCTGCTAAAAACTTTGTTTTAAGCCAGAGCATTCTCCCATTCAATGTAATGAGAGCATTACACATTAACATAGCAATTGTATGGGTTGCAATCGGATGGCTTGTTGGCGGTATGTTTATCGCACCGCTTGTAGGAAAAGAAGATTTAAAATTCCCATGGCTCGTCGACCTTTTATGGCTTGCCTTAATTATTGTCGGTGCTGGCGGGTTAATTGGTATTTATATGGGTGCAACAGGGCACATGAGAGATGTCTGGTTCTGGCTTGGAAACGAAGGAAGAGAGTTTTTAAACCTTGGAAGAGTCTGGGATATAGGACTTGTTGTAGGACTTGTACTCTGGTTCTTAATGGTGTTCTCCACAATCAGAAAAGCAAAAGAAAACAATGTAATGGTTGGCACTATAATCTGGTCTGCCTTTGGTATTGCAACACTTTACATGGCAGGTATGGCGCCTGTTCATAAAATCTTCCCCAACTTTACCGTTGACGATTATTACAGATGGTGGGTTGTTCACCTCTGGGTTGAATTAACATTTGAGCTTTTTGCCGCTGGTGTTCTCGCTTACCTTGCCGTTATTTTAGGGCTTGTTTCAAGAAAATCAGCAGAAAGAATTATGCTTTTAGAGCTTGTTTTAGTAATGATGTCAGGGACATTAGGCGTTGCTCACCATTACTGGTGGCAGGGACTTTCAGAATACTGGGTTGCACTTGGAAGTATTTTCTCTGCATTAGAGCCTGTTCCTCTTGTTCTCTTAATGGTGGAAGCATGGAAAGAATATAGACATACAAAAGAAAAGGGAGATTTCCCATTTACAATTCCTTTCCTCTGGCTTACAGGCTCAGCCTTCTTAAACTGGCTTGGTGCAGGTTTTCTTGGTATGGTTGCAAACCTTCCTATCGTTAATTACTATTCACACGGAACATATCTAATAATGCCCCATGGCCATGTCGCATTATTAGGTGCATTCGGTTATATCTCAATTGCGTTCCTTTACATTGTTGCAAGGTCAAAGGCTGCGGTTGACGGCACTGAATGGGACGATAAGTTAAGTAAAATTGGCTTCTGGCTTGTAACAATTGGTATAATTCTCTTTGCAATCCCGACACTTGTTATAGGCTTGCATCAAACTGCAGTTGCAAAAGAATTGGGCTACTACGCAGCAAGGTCAAGAGAGACTATTGAACAGATTATAACCTGGTCATGGATAAGAGTTGTTCCTGATTCAATGATTATATTAGGAGCATTAACAGTATTCTTTGATTTATTCAAGAAAACATATTTAGCAAAGAAAAAATAA
- a CDS encoding acetate/propionate family kinase: MKILTLNCGSSSVKYQLIDTSTGEKLAKGSVERIGMAQSILSISTSQGKSKKITKEILDHTMAIDGILHLMVDKELKVISSYDAIDAVGHRVVHGGEEFKASCLITNEVKEKIKENFKLAPLHNPPNLRGIEAAQRVLSDKPHVAVFDTAFHSTMPEHSYIYPIPYIFYKKYKIRRYGFHGSSHRYVFSRLKNFYDRDLKELKVITAHIGNGASMCAIKDGVSVDTSMGFTPLEGLVMGTRSGDIDPALILYIMELQELSKQEADSLLNKHSGLIGISGISSDVRDLEEEIQNNSYRAKLALDIYCYRIKKYIGAYAAALGGVDALVFTAGVGENSSYVRQKVCEGLEFMGIELDHEKNNEKSKKERKISTDKSKVDIFVIPTDEEYIIAIDTEKIVKEKKE; the protein is encoded by the coding sequence ATGAAAATTCTGACATTAAATTGTGGATCTTCTTCTGTTAAATACCAATTAATTGACACTTCAACCGGGGAGAAATTGGCCAAGGGTTCTGTTGAAAGGATTGGAATGGCTCAATCCATTCTTTCAATTTCAACATCTCAGGGAAAAAGCAAAAAGATAACAAAAGAGATTTTAGACCATACAATGGCAATTGACGGAATTCTTCATTTGATGGTTGACAAGGAGTTAAAGGTTATTTCTTCATACGATGCAATAGACGCAGTGGGACACAGGGTTGTACACGGTGGGGAAGAATTTAAAGCATCATGTCTTATAACAAATGAAGTTAAAGAAAAAATTAAGGAAAATTTTAAGCTTGCTCCGTTGCATAATCCTCCAAATTTAAGGGGTATTGAGGCTGCTCAAAGGGTTTTGTCTGATAAACCACATGTTGCAGTTTTTGATACAGCCTTTCACTCAACAATGCCTGAGCACTCTTATATTTATCCAATTCCTTACATTTTTTATAAAAAATACAAGATTAGAAGGTATGGTTTCCATGGCTCTTCCCATAGGTATGTTTTTTCAAGGTTAAAGAATTTTTATGATAGAGATTTGAAAGAGTTGAAGGTAATTACCGCTCATATAGGCAACGGTGCAAGTATGTGTGCCATTAAAGATGGGGTTTCTGTTGATACTTCAATGGGATTTACTCCCCTTGAAGGGCTTGTTATGGGTACGAGAAGCGGTGATATTGACCCTGCTTTAATACTTTACATAATGGAATTGCAGGAATTAAGCAAGCAGGAAGCTGATTCCCTTTTGAACAAGCACAGCGGTTTGATAGGCATATCTGGAATTTCAAGCGATGTAAGGGATTTAGAAGAGGAGATTCAGAATAACAGTTACAGGGCAAAGCTTGCCCTTGATATTTACTGCTACAGAATTAAGAAATACATAGGTGCCTATGCTGCAGCCTTAGGTGGGGTAGATGCTTTGGTTTTTACAGCAGGTGTTGGAGAGAATAGCTCTTATGTAAGGCAAAAGGTATGTGAAGGCCTTGAATTTATGGGAATTGAATTAGATCATGAGAAGAATAATGAAAAGAGCAAAAAAGAGAGAAAGATTTCAACAGATAAATCAAAAGTTGATATATTTGTTATCCCAACTGATGAAGAGTATATTATTGCAATAGATACAGAAAAGATTGTTAAGGAGAAAAAAGAATGA
- a CDS encoding EutN/CcmL family microcompartment protein, translated as MELGVVVGKLWSTVKNKPLEGKRILAIRRIDKNYKPYGEPFYALDCVGVGEGEYVVFVQGYEASHCFLPQIVPTDSTVIAKVDEIAK; from the coding sequence ATGGAATTAGGTGTTGTTGTTGGGAAATTATGGAGTACAGTCAAGAATAAGCCTTTAGAGGGAAAGAGAATACTTGCAATAAGAAGGATAGACAAAAACTATAAGCCTTATGGAGAGCCTTTTTATGCCCTTGATTGTGTTGGAGTGGGAGAGGGGGAGTATGTGGTTTTTGTTCAGGGATACGAGGCTTCCCATTGTTTTCTTCCACAAATTGTTCCAACAGATTCAACAGTTATAGCAAAGGTTGATGAGATAGCAAAATGA
- the rmuC gene encoding DNA recombination protein RmuC encodes MSFSFLGVGLVVSIVILIIILILLIVILVKSGKNANSEKLARLEEQISIYSSLLNDIKTGLSALNLEFENKLLKNVTGGLADTREQIVNVLSGLKEEVTKTKLDLKSTSSESLSETKNRLSELESKVNATIAQVNRSLTNTTQDLMDKITTTMRDINKTFGEQTTGLSTKIGSMTEKLENLEKISSDIKQLQDILKPPKQRGVFGEILLENLLKDTLPADRFDIQFSIGNDKVDAVIFLEGKILPIDAKFPLDRFEDYRKGEARQFVSGIKKMIDSISQKYIKVLTSEGNTTNFAFMYIPSESVWYSMFVENTALYRYAVSKRVFPVSPNTLYSYFHIITEGLNAFELEEKVEEVLNRIVSFQNDLNNSVKSFETLKTHLTNASKKTDEAIELLNKISRSIENFRNL; translated from the coding sequence ATGTCATTTTCTTTTTTAGGTGTTGGGCTTGTTGTTTCCATAGTTATTTTGATTATAATCCTAATTCTTTTAATTGTTATCCTTGTTAAATCAGGGAAAAATGCCAATTCAGAAAAACTTGCAAGGCTTGAGGAGCAAATATCAATCTATTCAAGTCTTTTAAACGATATAAAAACTGGTTTGTCAGCGCTCAACCTTGAGTTTGAAAATAAGTTGTTGAAGAATGTAACCGGAGGCCTTGCAGATACCAGGGAGCAAATTGTCAATGTTTTGTCAGGTTTAAAAGAAGAGGTAACAAAGACAAAGTTAGATTTAAAATCAACAAGTTCAGAATCCCTATCCGAGACTAAAAACAGGTTATCAGAGCTTGAAAGCAAAGTAAATGCAACTATTGCTCAGGTAAACCGTTCTCTTACAAATACAACACAGGATTTAATGGATAAGATTACAACAACAATGAGGGATATAAATAAAACATTTGGGGAGCAAACAACAGGTTTATCAACAAAGATAGGCTCAATGACTGAAAAATTGGAAAATCTTGAAAAAATATCCTCTGATATCAAACAATTACAGGATATTCTTAAACCGCCGAAGCAAAGGGGGGTATTTGGGGAAATATTACTTGAAAACCTTTTGAAAGATACTCTCCCAGCCGACAGGTTTGATATTCAATTCTCAATAGGAAATGATAAGGTTGACGCGGTAATTTTTCTTGAAGGTAAAATACTTCCAATAGATGCAAAATTTCCCCTTGACAGGTTTGAGGATTACAGAAAGGGAGAAGCAAGGCAATTTGTTTCAGGCATTAAAAAAATGATTGACAGTATTTCTCAAAAATACATAAAGGTTTTAACTTCTGAGGGGAATACAACAAATTTTGCATTTATGTATATCCCTTCGGAAAGTGTATGGTATTCAATGTTTGTGGAAAACACAGCGTTGTACAGGTATGCAGTCTCAAAAAGGGTTTTTCCTGTTTCACCTAATACGCTGTATTCTTACTTTCACATAATTACAGAGGGATTAAACGCCTTTGAACTTGAGGAAAAGGTTGAAGAGGTTTTAAACAGGATTGTTTCCTTTCAGAACGATTTAAATAACTCTGTAAAGAGTTTTGAAACCTTAAAAACCCACCTTACAAATGCCTCAAAGAAAACCGATGAGGCAATTGAATTACTCAATAAAATTTCCCGTTCAATAGAGAATTTCAGAAATTTGTAA
- the yedF gene encoding sulfurtransferase-like selenium metabolism protein YedF, whose translation MAEKIVDAKGLACPQPVIMTKNALSEIEEGIIKVLVDSIASRENVKRFAESQGCTVEIKEKDGVFEIEIVKGYQCGVVYNDETEESVSNKVVFVSSDAIGPDYELGKELMKGFLKTFLDLDKKDLPKKMIFVNKGVHITCFWEETIEHLKELEKRGVEIYSCGACLNYFKITDELKVGQIGNAFDSVQSLMQGESVINLG comes from the coding sequence ATGGCTGAAAAAATTGTTGATGCAAAAGGATTGGCGTGTCCACAACCTGTCATTATGACAAAAAATGCATTGAGCGAGATTGAGGAAGGAATTATAAAGGTTTTGGTTGATTCAATTGCCTCAAGGGAAAATGTAAAAAGGTTTGCGGAATCTCAAGGGTGCACTGTTGAGATAAAGGAAAAAGACGGGGTTTTTGAGATTGAAATTGTAAAGGGATACCAGTGCGGTGTTGTTTACAATGATGAAACTGAAGAAAGTGTTTCAAACAAGGTTGTTTTTGTCTCATCAGATGCAATTGGCCCTGATTATGAGCTTGGGAAAGAGTTAATGAAAGGGTTTTTAAAAACCTTTCTTGATTTAGACAAAAAGGATTTGCCGAAGAAGATGATTTTTGTAAATAAAGGCGTTCACATTACCTGCTTCTGGGAAGAGACAATTGAACACTTAAAAGAATTGGAAAAGAGAGGGGTTGAAATATACTCCTGCGGTGCGTGTTTAAATTACTTTAAAATTACCGATGAATTGAAAGTTGGGCAAATTGGCAACGCTTTTGATTCAGTTCAATCCCTTATGCAGGGGGAATCTGTAATAAATTTAGGATAA
- a CDS encoding 3-hydroxyacyl-CoA dehydrogenase family protein, translated as MKQNLVAILGTGTIAQGIAMTVARNALDVIIYDESEDDLKEALKGIEFSIDREIEKWGMTESEKRAVLSRIETTTVKADLANAAIFFESKGKSEEEKKELISNLDFISDSEALLIMTTTTISVTEVSKILRDPSRLIGLHFIHPVYKVPIVEVVKGLKTSAETVKRTKQFLSDLGREYIEVFEYPGYVTTRVILPLLNEAMHVLMEGLATAEDIDKAIRLGYDMSMGPLALADYIGLDYVLEWLESLFKELGEAKFRPCPLLRKLVREEKLGLKTGEGFFKYDKEGKRVSK; from the coding sequence ATGAAACAGAACTTGGTGGCAATTCTTGGAACAGGAACAATTGCCCAGGGAATTGCGATGACTGTTGCGCGTAATGCCCTTGATGTCATTATTTATGATGAAAGCGAAGATGATTTAAAGGAGGCTTTAAAAGGGATTGAGTTTTCCATTGACAGGGAGATTGAAAAATGGGGAATGACTGAAAGTGAAAAGAGAGCGGTTTTAAGCAGAATAGAGACAACGACAGTAAAGGCAGACCTTGCAAACGCTGCCATTTTTTTTGAGTCAAAGGGTAAGAGTGAAGAAGAAAAGAAAGAACTTATTTCAAACCTTGATTTTATAAGTGATTCAGAAGCTTTGTTGATTATGACAACAACAACAATAAGTGTAACTGAGGTTTCAAAAATTTTAAGAGACCCTTCAAGGCTTATAGGGCTTCACTTTATCCATCCTGTATATAAAGTGCCTATTGTTGAGGTTGTAAAAGGATTGAAAACCTCTGCTGAAACAGTTAAAAGAACAAAGCAGTTTCTCTCTGATTTAGGCAGAGAGTACATTGAGGTTTTTGAGTATCCTGGATATGTAACCACAAGGGTGATTTTACCGTTATTGAATGAGGCTATGCATGTTTTAATGGAAGGCCTTGCAACTGCTGAAGATATTGATAAAGCAATAAGGTTAGGCTACGACATGTCTATGGGGCCACTTGCCCTTGCAGATTATATTGGGCTTGATTATGTACTTGAATGGCTTGAATCACTCTTTAAAGAGTTGGGAGAGGCAAAGTTCAGGCCATGCCCACTGTTGCGTAAATTAGTCAGGGAAGAGAAGTTAGGTTTAAAAACAGGTGAGGGTTTTTTCAAATATGATAAAGAAGGAAAGAGGGTGTCAAAATGA
- a CDS encoding phosphate-starvation-inducible PsiE family protein, translating to MKKITKNTIDSLDNLYNFVELIIAYILVFSAIGLIFFSVYEVIIEFLEHRDTVKIVVTLIHHLLLIMIILEILWTVIHYMKTKKLSVEAFIIIAIISSVRKILVISASQSVADSKSASIISSLTTESFAQGLIVLIMVIAIFILRKSRLFLKELDEE from the coding sequence ATGAAGAAGATAACGAAAAATACTATAGACTCCCTCGACAACTTATACAATTTTGTTGAATTGATAATAGCCTATATACTTGTATTCAGTGCAATTGGGTTAATATTTTTTTCCGTTTACGAAGTTATAATTGAATTCCTTGAACATAGAGACACAGTGAAGATTGTTGTAACCCTGATCCATCATTTGCTTTTAATCATGATTATTTTAGAGATTTTATGGACTGTAATCCACTATATGAAGACAAAAAAACTCTCTGTTGAAGCATTTATAATTATTGCAATAATCTCTTCTGTAAGAAAAATCCTCGTTATTAGTGCGTCCCAAAGTGTAGCAGATTCAAAAAGCGCAAGTATAATCAGCAGTTTAACAACAGAAAGCTTTGCCCAGGGGCTTATTGTACTAATTATGGTAATTGCAATCTTTATACTCAGAAAAAGCAGATTGTTTTTAAAAGAGCTTGACGAAGAGTAA
- a CDS encoding EutN/CcmL family microcompartment protein: MKIGIVSRQIISTEKNKRLEGYPLYVLDIVDLNGEKTGEEVVAFDTVGVGIGEKVIVTIEGDAAVQLIKYHDAPVDAVIVAKIDHIDEID, encoded by the coding sequence ATGAAGATAGGAATTGTTTCAAGGCAGATAATTTCAACTGAAAAAAACAAAAGGCTTGAAGGCTATCCCCTTTATGTTCTTGACATTGTTGATTTAAACGGTGAAAAAACAGGGGAAGAGGTGGTTGCTTTTGACACAGTGGGGGTGGGAATAGGGGAGAAGGTTATTGTAACAATTGAGGGTGATGCCGCAGTACAGTTAATAAAATACCATGATGCCCCTGTTGATGCTGTTATTGTGGCAAAGATAGACCATATTGATGAGATAGATTAG
- a CDS encoding OmpP1/FadL family transporter, which produces MKKFCVSFLFLLISIFVFSNDMYLIDQGGKGIAKSGMVVASTNSGIALYYNPAGLANVNTRDLELNASLILPNLSYSSQDGTKYDAAKKGNIPVSIFYTHPLNEKITLALGITTPVFKNDQWENSFPGRFFTSQYEIRTNELSLGLGYKLTEKINVGFSVDYSSTYLKFSNFFKSPYYDYLTGTDELIGYFEVKGGIDDTQTDTGFTVGIQYNFLPKWTLGFSYKTEKDFDFKNVPVSFEQITEVGFSNAEESFNRLFGNLNETLTTKFQIPSQFAIGVAYRPTNRWLIEVDYLSLSTSDNDVINFDYSINNDSIIDRGYSKKWDDMSLYGFSLEYTATKKIKIMGAMRYGSDVIPLDDWHPAVANGEMFWISLGISYLDQGNGFEFAMFFKNYKDYVVSGQEYTFSPIGEGYLELLQDATGKYDRNFVGFTYSYHIRF; this is translated from the coding sequence ATGAAGAAATTTTGCGTAAGTTTTTTATTTTTACTAATTAGTATTTTTGTTTTTTCAAATGATATGTATTTGATTGATCAGGGGGGAAAGGGAATTGCAAAAAGCGGAATGGTAGTAGCATCAACAAATTCCGGTATTGCTCTCTACTACAACCCAGCAGGGCTTGCAAATGTTAATACAAGGGATTTAGAACTTAACGCATCATTGATTTTGCCTAACCTATCTTACTCATCTCAGGATGGAACAAAGTATGATGCAGCCAAAAAAGGCAATATTCCTGTTAGTATCTTTTATACTCACCCCTTAAATGAGAAAATTACTCTTGCTCTGGGAATAACAACCCCTGTTTTTAAGAATGACCAGTGGGAAAACTCTTTCCCTGGAAGGTTTTTTACAAGCCAGTATGAAATAAGGACAAATGAGTTGTCTTTAGGGCTGGGATATAAATTAACCGAAAAGATAAATGTTGGTTTTTCAGTAGATTACAGCTCTACATATTTAAAATTTTCCAACTTTTTCAAATCCCCCTATTACGATTATCTTACTGGTACAGATGAATTGATAGGTTATTTTGAGGTTAAAGGTGGAATTGACGATACTCAAACAGATACCGGTTTTACTGTAGGGATTCAGTACAATTTTCTTCCCAAATGGACATTGGGTTTTAGTTACAAGACAGAAAAGGATTTTGATTTCAAAAATGTTCCAGTTAGTTTTGAGCAAATAACTGAAGTTGGTTTTTCAAATGCTGAAGAATCATTCAACAGGCTTTTTGGAAATCTAAATGAAACCTTAACAACGAAATTTCAAATTCCATCTCAGTTTGCTATAGGGGTTGCTTACAGGCCTACAAACAGGTGGTTGATTGAGGTGGATTATTTAAGTTTAAGCACTTCTGACAACGATGTTATAAATTTTGATTATTCTATCAACAACGATTCAATTATTGATAGGGGATATTCTAAAAAATGGGATGATATGAGTCTCTATGGTTTTTCTCTTGAATACACGGCTACAAAGAAGATAAAAATAATGGGTGCTATGAGATACGGTTCAGATGTTATCCCTCTTGATGACTGGCATCCTGCTGTTGCAAATGGGGAAATGTTCTGGATATCTTTGGGAATTTCATATCTTGACCAAGGTAACGGTTTTGAATTTGCAATGTTTTTCAAAAACTACAAAGACTATGTTGTGTCGGGGCAGGAGTACACATTTAGCCCTATTGGAGAAGGTTACCTTGAGCTTCTGCAGGATGCAACAGGTAAATATGATAGAAACTTTGTAGGCTTTACATACTCTTACCACATCAGGTTTTAA